Proteins encoded by one window of Mus musculus strain C57BL/6J chromosome 10, GRCm38.p6 C57BL/6J:
- the Gm32687 gene encoding predicted gene, 32687 isoform 2 (isoform 2 is encoded by transcript variant 2) encodes MLETYWNLTAIGYKLEDPNVEEYYQSYRRHRRYNICHCGYKPCEHKGYGKNQYIFACNNFLQIYDRIQTEEKPYRCSQCSKAFANFRSLRKHEKNHTREKPYECSQCSKAFVSRSSLQIHERTHTREKLYDCNECGKAFSTRSHLQIHKRTHTGEKPYDCSECGKAFARSSTLLIHKRSHTGEKPYGCNECGKAFACRSHLQIHKRTHTGEKPYDCDECGKAFATRRHLQIHERTHTGEKPYECNQCGKAFIGRSHLQIHKRVHTGEKPYECNQCGKAFAYNSDLHRHEIIHTGEKPYGCNQCGKAFANRSSLRNHEEHHTLEKPYECTLCGKAFAYCSNLYIHERCHTGEKPYVCTQCGKAFARRSHLHIHERCHTGEKPYVCTQCGKAFARCSHLHVHERIHAGEKPYECNQCGKAFLLRSSLLIHERTHTGEKPYVCNQCGKAFARQSHLQIHERSHTGEKPYECNQCSKAFVCRSNLQMHERTHTGERPYECNQCGKAFSRRSLLQKHERSHSGEKPYACNQCGKAFASRSSLRNHEKHHNIEKPNECNQCAKAFTSFPPSSNI; translated from the exons atgctggaaacctactggaacctcactgctATCG GTTACAAATTGGAAGACCCCAATGTTGAAGAATACTATCAAAGTTATAGAAGACATAGAAG gTATAACATCTGTCATTGTGGATACAAGCCTTGTGAGCATAAGGGATATGGAAAGAACCAATATATCTTTGCCTGTAACAATTTTCTTCAAATATATGATAGAATCCAAACTGAAGAGAAACCGTATAGATGTAGTCAATgcagtaaagcctttgcaaatTTCCGTAGTCTTCGAAAACATGAGAAAAATCATACTAGAGAAAAACCCTATGAGTGTAGTCAGTGCAGTAAAGCCTTTGTAAGTCGCAGTTCTCTTCAAATACACGAAAGAACGCATACAAGAGAGAAACTCTATGactgtaatgaatgtggaaaagccttttcAACTCGCAgtcatcttcaaatacataaaagaactcatacaggagagaaaccctatgattgCAGTGAATGTGGAAAAGCATTTGCACGTAGCAGCACTCTTCTAATACATAAAAGAagtcatacaggagagaaaccctatggttGCAATGAATGTGGGAAAGCATTTGCATGTCGCAGTCATCTTCAaatacacaaaagaactcacactggagagaaaccttatgattGTGatgaatgtgggaaagcctttgcaaCTCGCAGGCatcttcaaatacatgaaagaactcacactggagagaaaccatatgaatgtaatcaatgcgGTAAAGCCTTTATAGGTCGCAgtcatcttcaaatacataaaagagtgcatactggagagaaaccttatgagtgtaatcaatgtggtaaagcttttgcatATAACAGTGATCTTCATCGACATGAAataattcatactggagagaaaccctatggatgtaatcaatgtggtaaagcctttgcaaatcGTAGTAGTCTTCGAAATCATGAGGAACATCATACTCTTGAGAAACCATATGAATGTACTctatgtggtaaagcctttgcatattgCAGTAATCTTTATATACATGAAAGAtgtcatactggagagaaaccgtaTGTATGtactcagtgtggtaaagcctttgcacgtcgCAGTCACCTTCATATACATGAAAGAtgtcatactggagagaaaccgtaTGTATGtactcagtgtggtaaagcctttgcacgttGCAGTCACCTTCATgtacatgaaagaattcatgctggagagaaaccttatgagtgTAATCAATGTGGAAAAGCTTTTCTACTTCGCAGTAGTCTTCTAATACATGAAAgaactcatactggagagaaaccttatgtatgtaatcaatgtggtaaagcctttgcacgtcagagtcatcttcaaatacatgaaagaagtcacactggagagaaaccttatgagtgTAATCAATGCAGTAAGGCCTTTGTATGTCGCAGTAATCTCCAAATGCATGAAAGAACTCACACTGGAGAGagaccttatgaatgtaatcagtgtggaaaagccttttcACGTCGCAGTCTTCTTCAGAAACATGAAAGAAGtcatagtggagagaaaccttatgcgtgtaatcaatgtggtaaagcctttgcaagtcgTAGTAGTCTTCGAAATCATGAAAAACATCATAATATTGAGAAACCtaatgaatgtaatcagtgtgctAAAGCGTTTACGTCTTTTCCACCATCTTCAAATATATGA
- the Gm32687 gene encoding predicted gene, 32687 isoform 1 (isoform 1 is encoded by transcript variant 1) has product MDAVTYEDVHVNFSHEEWALLDSSQKSLYRDVMLETYWNLTAIGYKLEDPNVEEYYQSYRRHRRYNICHCGYKPCEHKGYGKNQYIFACNNFLQIYDRIQTEEKPYRCSQCSKAFANFRSLRKHEKNHTREKPYECSQCSKAFVSRSSLQIHERTHTREKLYDCNECGKAFSTRSHLQIHKRTHTGEKPYDCSECGKAFARSSTLLIHKRSHTGEKPYGCNECGKAFACRSHLQIHKRTHTGEKPYDCDECGKAFATRRHLQIHERTHTGEKPYECNQCGKAFIGRSHLQIHKRVHTGEKPYECNQCGKAFAYNSDLHRHEIIHTGEKPYGCNQCGKAFANRSSLRNHEEHHTLEKPYECTLCGKAFAYCSNLYIHERCHTGEKPYVCTQCGKAFARRSHLHIHERCHTGEKPYVCTQCGKAFARCSHLHVHERIHAGEKPYECNQCGKAFLLRSSLLIHERTHTGEKPYVCNQCGKAFARQSHLQIHERSHTGEKPYECNQCSKAFVCRSNLQMHERTHTGERPYECNQCGKAFSRRSLLQKHERSHSGEKPYACNQCGKAFASRSSLRNHEKHHNIEKPNECNQCAKAFTSFPPSSNI; this is encoded by the exons ATG GATGCGGTGACCTATGAagatgtgcatgtgaacttctcTCATGAagagtgggctttgctggattcttcccagaagagtctctacagagatgtgatgctggaaacctactggaacctcactgctATCG GTTACAAATTGGAAGACCCCAATGTTGAAGAATACTATCAAAGTTATAGAAGACATAGAAG gTATAACATCTGTCATTGTGGATACAAGCCTTGTGAGCATAAGGGATATGGAAAGAACCAATATATCTTTGCCTGTAACAATTTTCTTCAAATATATGATAGAATCCAAACTGAAGAGAAACCGTATAGATGTAGTCAATgcagtaaagcctttgcaaatTTCCGTAGTCTTCGAAAACATGAGAAAAATCATACTAGAGAAAAACCCTATGAGTGTAGTCAGTGCAGTAAAGCCTTTGTAAGTCGCAGTTCTCTTCAAATACACGAAAGAACGCATACAAGAGAGAAACTCTATGactgtaatgaatgtggaaaagccttttcAACTCGCAgtcatcttcaaatacataaaagaactcatacaggagagaaaccctatgattgCAGTGAATGTGGAAAAGCATTTGCACGTAGCAGCACTCTTCTAATACATAAAAGAagtcatacaggagagaaaccctatggttGCAATGAATGTGGGAAAGCATTTGCATGTCGCAGTCATCTTCAaatacacaaaagaactcacactggagagaaaccttatgattGTGatgaatgtgggaaagcctttgcaaCTCGCAGGCatcttcaaatacatgaaagaactcacactggagagaaaccatatgaatgtaatcaatgcgGTAAAGCCTTTATAGGTCGCAgtcatcttcaaatacataaaagagtgcatactggagagaaaccttatgagtgtaatcaatgtggtaaagcttttgcatATAACAGTGATCTTCATCGACATGAAataattcatactggagagaaaccctatggatgtaatcaatgtggtaaagcctttgcaaatcGTAGTAGTCTTCGAAATCATGAGGAACATCATACTCTTGAGAAACCATATGAATGTACTctatgtggtaaagcctttgcatattgCAGTAATCTTTATATACATGAAAGAtgtcatactggagagaaaccgtaTGTATGtactcagtgtggtaaagcctttgcacgtcgCAGTCACCTTCATATACATGAAAGAtgtcatactggagagaaaccgtaTGTATGtactcagtgtggtaaagcctttgcacgttGCAGTCACCTTCATgtacatgaaagaattcatgctggagagaaaccttatgagtgTAATCAATGTGGAAAAGCTTTTCTACTTCGCAGTAGTCTTCTAATACATGAAAgaactcatactggagagaaaccttatgtatgtaatcaatgtggtaaagcctttgcacgtcagagtcatcttcaaatacatgaaagaagtcacactggagagaaaccttatgagtgTAATCAATGCAGTAAGGCCTTTGTATGTCGCAGTAATCTCCAAATGCATGAAAGAACTCACACTGGAGAGagaccttatgaatgtaatcagtgtggaaaagccttttcACGTCGCAGTCTTCTTCAGAAACATGAAAGAAGtcatagtggagagaaaccttatgcgtgtaatcaatgtggtaaagcctttgcaagtcgTAGTAGTCTTCGAAATCATGAAAAACATCATAATATTGAGAAACCtaatgaatgtaatcagtgtgctAAAGCGTTTACGTCTTTTCCACCATCTTCAAATATATGA
- the Gm32687 gene encoding predicted gene, 32687 isoform X2, whose translation MWLHRPCSLSESTSSTLGLKDAVTYEDVHVNFSHEEWALLDSSQKSLYRDVMLETYWNLTAIGYKLEDPNVEEYYQSYRRHRRYNICHCGYKPCEHKGYGKNQYIFACNNFLQIYDRIQTEEKPYRCSQCSKAFANFRSLRKHEKNHTREKPYECSQCSKAFVSRSSLQIHERTHTREKLYDCNECGKAFSTRSHLQIHKRTHTGEKPYDCSECGKAFARSSTLLIHKRSHTGEKPYGCNECGKAFACRSHLQIHKRTHTGEKPYDCDECGKAFATRRHLQIHERTHTGEKPYECNQCGKAFIGRSHLQIHKRVHTGEKPYECNQCGKAFAYNSDLHRHEIIHTGEKPYGCNQCGKAFANRSSLRNHEEHHTLEKPYECTLCGKAFAYCSNLYIHERCHTGEKPYVCTQCGKAFARRSHLHIHERCHTGEKPYVCTQCGKAFARCSHLHVHERIHAGEKPYECNQCGKAFLLRSSLLIHERTHTGEKPYVCNQCGKAFARQSHLQIHERSHTGEKPYECNQCSKAFVCRSNLQMHERTHTGERPYECNQCGKAFSRRSLLQKHERSHSGEKPYACNQCGKAFASRSSLRNHEKHHNIEKPNECNQCAKAFTSFPPSSNI comes from the exons ATGTGGCTACACAGGCCTTGCTCCCTTTCAGAGTCAACATCCTcaactcttggattaaag GATGCGGTGACCTATGAagatgtgcatgtgaacttctcTCATGAagagtgggctttgctggattcttcccagaagagtctctacagagatgtgatgctggaaacctactggaacctcactgctATCG GTTACAAATTGGAAGACCCCAATGTTGAAGAATACTATCAAAGTTATAGAAGACATAGAAG gTATAACATCTGTCATTGTGGATACAAGCCTTGTGAGCATAAGGGATATGGAAAGAACCAATATATCTTTGCCTGTAACAATTTTCTTCAAATATATGATAGAATCCAAACTGAAGAGAAACCGTATAGATGTAGTCAATgcagtaaagcctttgcaaatTTCCGTAGTCTTCGAAAACATGAGAAAAATCATACTAGAGAAAAACCCTATGAGTGTAGTCAGTGCAGTAAAGCCTTTGTAAGTCGCAGTTCTCTTCAAATACACGAAAGAACGCATACAAGAGAGAAACTCTATGactgtaatgaatgtggaaaagccttttcAACTCGCAgtcatcttcaaatacataaaagaactcatacaggagagaaaccctatgattgCAGTGAATGTGGAAAAGCATTTGCACGTAGCAGCACTCTTCTAATACATAAAAGAagtcatacaggagagaaaccctatggttGCAATGAATGTGGGAAAGCATTTGCATGTCGCAGTCATCTTCAaatacacaaaagaactcacactggagagaaaccttatgattGTGatgaatgtgggaaagcctttgcaaCTCGCAGGCatcttcaaatacatgaaagaactcacactggagagaaaccatatgaatgtaatcaatgcgGTAAAGCCTTTATAGGTCGCAgtcatcttcaaatacataaaagagtgcatactggagagaaaccttatgagtgtaatcaatgtggtaaagcttttgcatATAACAGTGATCTTCATCGACATGAAataattcatactggagagaaaccctatggatgtaatcaatgtggtaaagcctttgcaaatcGTAGTAGTCTTCGAAATCATGAGGAACATCATACTCTTGAGAAACCATATGAATGTACTctatgtggtaaagcctttgcatattgCAGTAATCTTTATATACATGAAAGAtgtcatactggagagaaaccgtaTGTATGtactcagtgtggtaaagcctttgcacgtcgCAGTCACCTTCATATACATGAAAGAtgtcatactggagagaaaccgtaTGTATGtactcagtgtggtaaagcctttgcacgttGCAGTCACCTTCATgtacatgaaagaattcatgctggagagaaaccttatgagtgTAATCAATGTGGAAAAGCTTTTCTACTTCGCAGTAGTCTTCTAATACATGAAAgaactcatactggagagaaaccttatgtatgtaatcaatgtggtaaagcctttgcacgtcagagtcatcttcaaatacatgaaagaagtcacactggagagaaaccttatgagtgTAATCAATGCAGTAAGGCCTTTGTATGTCGCAGTAATCTCCAAATGCATGAAAGAACTCACACTGGAGAGagaccttatgaatgtaatcagtgtggaaaagccttttcACGTCGCAGTCTTCTTCAGAAACATGAAAGAAGtcatagtggagagaaaccttatgcgtgtaatcaatgtggtaaagcctttgcaagtcgTAGTAGTCTTCGAAATCATGAAAAACATCATAATATTGAGAAACCtaatgaatgtaatcagtgtgctAAAGCGTTTACGTCTTTTCCACCATCTTCAAATATATGA
- the Gm32687 gene encoding predicted gene, 32687 isoform X1, giving the protein MQATVAKGAAPVTQGLTSHSGLGYGCQLEWRRVLPVRHAAGSAVFLREALVVPGSVLRPAARSCEERGRAGDPRHDTVLAPDICHISRYSCIHSKGHVSVMRDAVTYEDVHVNFSHEEWALLDSSQKSLYRDVMLETYWNLTAIGYKLEDPNVEEYYQSYRRHRRYNICHCGYKPCEHKGYGKNQYIFACNNFLQIYDRIQTEEKPYRCSQCSKAFANFRSLRKHEKNHTREKPYECSQCSKAFVSRSSLQIHERTHTREKLYDCNECGKAFSTRSHLQIHKRTHTGEKPYDCSECGKAFARSSTLLIHKRSHTGEKPYGCNECGKAFACRSHLQIHKRTHTGEKPYDCDECGKAFATRRHLQIHERTHTGEKPYECNQCGKAFIGRSHLQIHKRVHTGEKPYECNQCGKAFAYNSDLHRHEIIHTGEKPYGCNQCGKAFANRSSLRNHEEHHTLEKPYECTLCGKAFAYCSNLYIHERCHTGEKPYVCTQCGKAFARRSHLHIHERCHTGEKPYVCTQCGKAFARCSHLHVHERIHAGEKPYECNQCGKAFLLRSSLLIHERTHTGEKPYVCNQCGKAFARQSHLQIHERSHTGEKPYECNQCSKAFVCRSNLQMHERTHTGERPYECNQCGKAFSRRSLLQKHERSHSGEKPYACNQCGKAFASRSSLRNHEKHHNIEKPNECNQCAKAFTSFPPSSNI; this is encoded by the exons ATGCAAGCCACTGTAGCTAAGGGAGCCGCTCCTGTCACTCAAGGCCTTACTAGCCACTCAGGGCTTGGATACGGATGCCAGTTAGAATGGAGGCGGGTACTTCCGGTCCGCCATGCTGCAGGCTCCGCTGTGTTTCTGAGGGAGGCTTTGGTGGTTCCGGGTTCCGTGCTGAGACCAGCTGCTAGGAGCTGTGAGGAGAGAGGGCGAGCTGGGGATCCGCGCCATG ATACAGTTTTGGCTCCAGACATTTGTCACATTTCTAGGTATTCCTGTATTCATTCAAAGGGACATGTAAGTGTTATGAGG GATGCGGTGACCTATGAagatgtgcatgtgaacttctcTCATGAagagtgggctttgctggattcttcccagaagagtctctacagagatgtgatgctggaaacctactggaacctcactgctATCG GTTACAAATTGGAAGACCCCAATGTTGAAGAATACTATCAAAGTTATAGAAGACATAGAAG gTATAACATCTGTCATTGTGGATACAAGCCTTGTGAGCATAAGGGATATGGAAAGAACCAATATATCTTTGCCTGTAACAATTTTCTTCAAATATATGATAGAATCCAAACTGAAGAGAAACCGTATAGATGTAGTCAATgcagtaaagcctttgcaaatTTCCGTAGTCTTCGAAAACATGAGAAAAATCATACTAGAGAAAAACCCTATGAGTGTAGTCAGTGCAGTAAAGCCTTTGTAAGTCGCAGTTCTCTTCAAATACACGAAAGAACGCATACAAGAGAGAAACTCTATGactgtaatgaatgtggaaaagccttttcAACTCGCAgtcatcttcaaatacataaaagaactcatacaggagagaaaccctatgattgCAGTGAATGTGGAAAAGCATTTGCACGTAGCAGCACTCTTCTAATACATAAAAGAagtcatacaggagagaaaccctatggttGCAATGAATGTGGGAAAGCATTTGCATGTCGCAGTCATCTTCAaatacacaaaagaactcacactggagagaaaccttatgattGTGatgaatgtgggaaagcctttgcaaCTCGCAGGCatcttcaaatacatgaaagaactcacactggagagaaaccatatgaatgtaatcaatgcgGTAAAGCCTTTATAGGTCGCAgtcatcttcaaatacataaaagagtgcatactggagagaaaccttatgagtgtaatcaatgtggtaaagcttttgcatATAACAGTGATCTTCATCGACATGAAataattcatactggagagaaaccctatggatgtaatcaatgtggtaaagcctttgcaaatcGTAGTAGTCTTCGAAATCATGAGGAACATCATACTCTTGAGAAACCATATGAATGTACTctatgtggtaaagcctttgcatattgCAGTAATCTTTATATACATGAAAGAtgtcatactggagagaaaccgtaTGTATGtactcagtgtggtaaagcctttgcacgtcgCAGTCACCTTCATATACATGAAAGAtgtcatactggagagaaaccgtaTGTATGtactcagtgtggtaaagcctttgcacgttGCAGTCACCTTCATgtacatgaaagaattcatgctggagagaaaccttatgagtgTAATCAATGTGGAAAAGCTTTTCTACTTCGCAGTAGTCTTCTAATACATGAAAgaactcatactggagagaaaccttatgtatgtaatcaatgtggtaaagcctttgcacgtcagagtcatcttcaaatacatgaaagaagtcacactggagagaaaccttatgagtgTAATCAATGCAGTAAGGCCTTTGTATGTCGCAGTAATCTCCAAATGCATGAAAGAACTCACACTGGAGAGagaccttatgaatgtaatcagtgtggaaaagccttttcACGTCGCAGTCTTCTTCAGAAACATGAAAGAAGtcatagtggagagaaaccttatgcgtgtaatcaatgtggtaaagcctttgcaagtcgTAGTAGTCTTCGAAATCATGAAAAACATCATAATATTGAGAAACCtaatgaatgtaatcagtgtgctAAAGCGTTTACGTCTTTTCCACCATCTTCAAATATATGA